Proteins found in one Leptospira neocaledonica genomic segment:
- the fliG gene encoding flagellar motor switch protein FliG, translating into MLNKKTSLTGRQKAAIFLIAVGSDVSSEIFKHLREDEIEQITFEIARLDKITPEDKEKVLVEFNELMMAQEFISNGGIDFARGLLEKALGNQKAIDIINRLTSSLQVRPFDFIRRTDPQHLLNFIQNEHPQTIALILSYLDPQKASSILSGLPHTIQAEVAKRIATMDRVSPDVLREVERVLERKLSTLASEDYTSAGGIDSVVEILNLVDRGTEKTIIEALEEEDPELAEEIKKRMFVFEDIVLLDDRAIQKVLREVDNSDLAKALKSVDTEVQEKIFKNMSKRAANLLREDMDFMGPIRIKDVEDAQQKIVNIIRKLEESGDIVVARAGEDELVM; encoded by the coding sequence GTGCTGAATAAAAAGACCTCTCTAACCGGAAGACAAAAAGCGGCCATTTTTCTAATCGCCGTAGGGTCCGACGTATCTTCGGAAATTTTCAAACATCTGCGTGAAGACGAGATCGAACAGATCACGTTCGAGATTGCACGTTTAGATAAGATCACTCCGGAAGACAAAGAGAAGGTTTTGGTAGAATTCAACGAGCTTATGATGGCTCAAGAATTCATCTCGAACGGAGGTATCGACTTCGCAAGGGGACTATTAGAGAAAGCTCTTGGTAACCAAAAAGCGATCGATATTATCAACCGACTTACTTCAAGTTTGCAAGTACGTCCTTTCGACTTTATTCGTAGAACTGACCCTCAGCACTTATTAAACTTTATCCAGAACGAGCACCCTCAGACAATCGCATTAATTTTATCTTATTTAGATCCTCAGAAAGCATCCAGCATTCTATCAGGATTACCGCACACGATCCAAGCAGAAGTTGCAAAAAGGATCGCAACCATGGACCGGGTTTCTCCTGACGTTCTTCGAGAAGTGGAAAGGGTTTTGGAAAGAAAACTTTCCACATTGGCGAGTGAGGATTATACCTCTGCCGGTGGTATCGACTCGGTGGTCGAAATTTTGAACCTTGTGGATAGGGGAACTGAGAAAACAATCATCGAAGCCTTGGAAGAAGAAGATCCGGAACTCGCAGAAGAGATCAAAAAAAGAATGTTTGTATTCGAGGATATTGTACTACTCGATGACCGCGCTATCCAAAAGGTATTGAGAGAAGTAGATAACTCGGATCTTGCAAAAGCTCTCAAGTCGGTGGATACTGAGGTGCAAGAAAAGATCTTCAAGAACATGTCCAAACGTGCCGCGAACCTACTCCGAGAGGATATGGACTTCATGGGACCTATTCGTATTAAAGACGTTGAAGACGCTCAGCAAAAGATCGTTAATATCATACGTAAGCTGGAAGAATCCGGAGACATCGTCGTCGCACGTGCTGGCGAAGACGAACTCGTTATGTGA
- a CDS encoding SDR family NAD(P)-dependent oxidoreductase, whose protein sequence is MKNVFDLTGKSVLVTGATRGIGRQIAQGFLDAGATVYGTGSSAESIKRLEGSGIEAFAADIREPGAMDSVIETLSKKHGKLDVLVNNAGVATNLPAGFFKEEDIQNVTQTNFVGVFRASQAYYKIHKKKGGNIINIASVLGMVGTKFAAVYCGTKGAVINMTRALAVEWAGSGYRVNAICPGFIDTDMTDMIKERPEVLEQMKARIPLSRLGKPEDLAGAAVFLASDAAAYVTGQAIVVDGGVTSGI, encoded by the coding sequence TTGAAAAACGTATTCGATTTAACTGGCAAATCAGTATTGGTAACAGGAGCAACAAGAGGGATCGGAAGACAGATCGCTCAAGGATTTTTGGACGCAGGTGCAACAGTTTATGGCACTGGATCTTCCGCGGAGTCCATTAAACGTTTAGAAGGATCCGGTATCGAAGCATTCGCAGCCGATATTCGTGAACCTGGAGCAATGGATTCTGTCATTGAAACCCTAAGTAAAAAACACGGGAAGTTGGATGTACTCGTAAATAACGCGGGAGTTGCCACCAATTTACCTGCAGGGTTTTTTAAAGAAGAAGACATACAAAACGTGACACAAACTAATTTTGTGGGAGTGTTTCGCGCGAGTCAGGCATACTATAAAATACATAAGAAAAAAGGCGGGAACATTATCAATATTGCCTCAGTCCTAGGTATGGTCGGCACTAAATTTGCGGCAGTTTACTGCGGAACAAAGGGTGCAGTTATAAATATGACCAGGGCCCTCGCGGTAGAATGGGCAGGTTCCGGATACAGAGTGAACGCGATCTGTCCGGGATTTATTGATACGGACATGACGGACATGATCAAAGAAAGACCAGAAGTATTGGAGCAAATGAAAGCAAGGATTCCATTGTCTAGATTAGGCAAGCCGGAAGATCTTGCGGGGGCAGCAGTTTTCTTAGCTTCCGATGCGGCGGCTTACGTTACTGGTCAGGCAATCGTCGTGGACGGAGGTGTTACTTCCGGTATATGA
- a CDS encoding adenylate/guanylate cyclase domain-containing protein — MDSGIHQVEIKTEFNLDKSDDLLKIPAGLYISDIGENWKIFLNGILIREEWYEPTEGQLTKNRSLKGLIIPLHHGTLKPGKNDLKIRFMGMADSNPIKSNDHFGFYHPKNFRISSLEEIYNSTSEYFDIFLFGIYFIFGFYHVLFFVTRKQDIYYLYFGLFSLFSSVYFYFTTFHIYNKFINYPGGPDTELFFRGEIGALIPMVPVFMLFAKDFFYQKEGKFWIIRIFCVFSGILLLTNWFLPFKYVLPNLTVFQGLLFLMLLYVIFFSANAIRLKKPDSIKLAVGIGVCGLFGLWDTIDAMTKIAGFHYPFFKISFSVFILVIISLLVSRYVSLYKQSQALNLEISKQRDAFYRFVPSEFISILDRESPVEIKIGDSKEKTMSVFFADLRGYTSVSEKLSPDENIKYLNRYFSAFEDIIFKNAGFVDKYIGDAIMALFSDHSDRAEKENFNSADNALQSAIDMVRYVESLNDGIGIGADLGIGVNTGPLILGTVGSERRIDTTVVGDTVNLSSRVQSLSGFYKSKILVTHHTFLRLNLLSDVMAREIDTVIVKGKTQPVILYEVFQADEPESVDWKEGSKTKLNEGIALYKAGQFKNAFSIFKELYKAKPTDNIVKLYAKRTKMILGQAPPGDWDGIFRLHRK; from the coding sequence ATGGATTCAGGTATCCACCAAGTTGAGATAAAAACCGAATTCAATCTAGATAAATCGGACGACTTACTTAAAATTCCTGCAGGACTTTATATTTCGGATATTGGTGAGAATTGGAAAATTTTCCTAAACGGAATTTTAATAAGAGAAGAATGGTACGAGCCTACTGAAGGACAACTTACTAAAAATCGCTCTTTAAAAGGTCTAATTATTCCACTCCATCATGGAACCTTAAAGCCCGGCAAAAACGATCTGAAGATACGTTTTATGGGGATGGCGGATAGCAATCCTATAAAATCGAACGATCATTTCGGTTTCTATCATCCTAAAAATTTCAGAATATCATCTCTCGAAGAAATTTATAATTCAACCTCGGAATATTTTGATATATTTCTCTTCGGAATCTATTTTATATTCGGTTTCTATCATGTATTATTCTTCGTAACAAGAAAGCAGGATATTTATTACCTATATTTCGGGCTGTTCTCCCTATTCTCTTCCGTATATTTCTATTTCACCACATTTCATATATATAATAAATTTATAAATTACCCAGGTGGTCCGGACACTGAATTGTTCTTTAGGGGAGAAATCGGTGCTCTCATTCCGATGGTCCCAGTCTTTATGCTTTTTGCAAAAGACTTCTTTTATCAAAAAGAAGGAAAGTTTTGGATCATTCGAATCTTCTGTGTTTTCAGCGGAATTTTACTCTTAACGAATTGGTTTCTTCCTTTTAAATATGTTCTTCCGAATCTGACGGTTTTCCAAGGGCTTCTATTTTTGATGCTTTTGTATGTGATTTTCTTTTCTGCAAATGCAATCCGTTTGAAAAAACCTGACTCTATTAAACTTGCAGTTGGTATCGGCGTCTGCGGGCTTTTCGGGCTTTGGGATACGATTGATGCGATGACTAAGATCGCAGGATTCCATTATCCTTTCTTTAAGATTTCATTCTCAGTTTTCATTCTTGTCATCATCAGTCTTTTGGTTTCCAGATATGTGAGTTTGTACAAACAATCTCAGGCTTTAAACTTAGAGATCTCAAAACAGAGAGATGCATTTTACAGATTCGTTCCTTCTGAATTTATTTCTATTTTAGATAGAGAAAGTCCCGTTGAGATTAAAATTGGTGACTCTAAAGAAAAGACGATGTCCGTATTTTTCGCAGATTTACGGGGTTATACTTCCGTCTCTGAAAAGTTGAGTCCGGATGAAAATATCAAATATCTGAACAGATACTTCTCCGCATTTGAGGATATCATATTTAAGAATGCAGGTTTCGTAGATAAATACATTGGAGATGCGATCATGGCGCTCTTCTCCGATCATAGCGATAGAGCGGAGAAGGAGAACTTTAACTCTGCCGATAACGCTCTTCAGTCCGCGATAGATATGGTTCGATATGTAGAATCTTTGAACGACGGAATCGGCATTGGCGCGGATCTAGGAATCGGCGTAAACACTGGACCTTTGATCTTAGGCACTGTAGGAAGTGAAAGAAGGATTGATACTACCGTAGTAGGAGATACAGTAAACTTATCTTCGCGAGTCCAAAGTCTTTCCGGTTTTTATAAGAGCAAAATTTTAGTGACTCATCATACGTTCTTACGTTTGAATCTGCTTTCCGATGTAATGGCTCGAGAGATAGATACAGTAATCGTAAAGGGAAAAACGCAACCTGTCATCTTATACGAAGTTTTCCAAGCCGATGAACCCGAATCGGTGGATTGGAAAGAAGGCTCCAAAACAAAACTGAATGAAGGAATTGCTCTCTACAAAGCTGGTCAGTTTAAGAATGCTTTCTCTATCTTTAAGGAATTATACAAAGCAAAACCGACAGACAATATCGTAAAATTGTACGCTAAAAGAACCAAAATGATCCTTGGCCAGGCTCCTCCGGGAGATTGGGACGGGATTTTCAGGCTCCACAGAAAATAA
- the holA gene encoding DNA polymerase III subunit delta has product MISVADTKVSNSYENLIDFLHKTKPSLESLPQVLFVVSQDSYEFGVVSDLYKAAYKKSADPYEIVVFVAEPGDLENFQNEAGNLDMFAAQKLFIIKSGVTFFKPWLGKTKSKISPKSFSVPDTVKILIHYDHWDLPKELVSIFGDKVSHFKSSKIFPDKRKDAFLRASKEVEVKLDDEAEEEFLLKVSPSAGAYLKNLEKLKLYLGKKSFNLADLKEVLFQSSEFSSSEIVDYFFEKDYGRFSREFTKFKIGKDSLLIFLSLLKDHLDKLRIYKIILRMYDKVLSEKEQSDLLGIGAYSPARKNHTFKRLRRESSAFNDMEIKELYEFLLEMNQKIKTGSEKEETVYYFFRKMEDFFHPRNRTVRTR; this is encoded by the coding sequence ATGATTTCCGTGGCTGATACCAAAGTTTCAAATTCTTATGAGAATCTGATCGATTTTCTCCACAAGACTAAACCTAGCCTGGAATCTTTGCCGCAGGTCCTATTTGTGGTTTCTCAGGATTCATACGAATTTGGAGTCGTCAGTGATCTGTACAAAGCAGCTTACAAAAAAAGCGCCGATCCCTATGAGATCGTAGTATTTGTTGCAGAGCCTGGAGATCTGGAGAATTTTCAGAATGAAGCCGGGAACTTAGATATGTTTGCAGCCCAAAAATTATTCATCATCAAGTCAGGTGTTACATTCTTTAAACCTTGGCTAGGAAAAACAAAATCTAAAATTTCTCCTAAATCTTTTTCAGTGCCGGATACAGTAAAAATCCTGATTCATTATGATCATTGGGATCTTCCTAAAGAATTGGTCTCTATATTCGGTGACAAAGTTTCTCATTTTAAATCTTCTAAAATATTTCCTGATAAAAGAAAAGATGCCTTTCTAAGAGCATCCAAAGAGGTGGAAGTCAAATTAGACGACGAGGCAGAAGAGGAATTTTTACTCAAAGTTAGTCCGAGTGCAGGCGCGTACTTAAAAAATTTAGAAAAACTAAAATTATACTTAGGTAAGAAGAGTTTTAATCTAGCAGATCTAAAAGAAGTATTATTCCAAAGCTCCGAATTCAGTTCTTCGGAAATAGTGGATTATTTTTTCGAAAAGGATTACGGTAGATTTTCCCGAGAATTTACCAAATTCAAAATAGGAAAGGACTCACTTCTAATCTTTCTATCTTTATTAAAAGATCATTTGGATAAATTAAGAATTTATAAAATTATCCTGAGGATGTACGATAAGGTTTTGAGCGAAAAAGAACAATCAGATTTGCTTGGGATAGGAGCTTATTCTCCAGCTCGGAAAAATCATACTTTCAAAAGACTCAGAAGAGAAAGTTCTGCATTTAACGATATGGAAATCAAAGAACTATATGAGTTTTTATTGGAAATGAATCAAAAGATCAAAACCGGCTCCGAAAAAGAAGAAACTGTGTATTATTTCTTCAGGAAGATGGAGGATTTTTTCCATCCTCGGAATCGAACAGTTCGAACTCGGTGA
- a CDS encoding arsenate reductase family protein, translating into MKLKVYEYKNCSTCRNALKFLEGKKIDFDKKAIRETPPTKAELKKMLGYVGGDSKRLFNTSGGDYKELGLKDKLAKMSLDEQFELLSGNGNLVKRPFVLGENFGLVGFKEEEWKATLKTK; encoded by the coding sequence GTGAAGTTAAAAGTTTACGAATACAAAAACTGCAGTACGTGTAGAAACGCCCTAAAATTCCTGGAAGGTAAAAAGATCGACTTTGACAAGAAAGCAATCCGGGAAACCCCACCGACCAAGGCAGAACTCAAAAAAATGCTCGGATATGTGGGTGGAGATTCCAAAAGATTATTCAATACTTCTGGCGGTGATTATAAGGAACTCGGACTCAAGGACAAACTTGCAAAGATGAGCCTGGATGAGCAGTTCGAATTACTTTCCGGAAATGGAAACTTGGTCAAAAGACCTTTTGTCTTGGGGGAAAATTTCGGACTAGTTGGTTTTAAAGAAGAAGAATGGAAGGCCACTTTAAAAACTAAATAG
- a CDS encoding LIC10025 family lipoprotein, translated as MSRNSFSSYISLLLLLPFIGNCVKKNLAAADYFERYFKYQDFIQTEFKDDPVRGILYGNPEADSEEKFYKKDGYLALSFRLNENGGRFRKELSDSPLSVFPESPYSIFVKVEPTEFHTKPTYKITRTVEMLSPEVSVFDVFPMIEETVEHLRKSEQNQVLEHSSLQKFLCHQFDCEIKKENGEIFLMYTLSERMKERFPIAYKKWNKRLDQVSFRFQLFQPGGFTKGWEFYNEGKKLILGIPNSPKGYWSSPKTLYLRTYLFINVFGLKIDIRGLGYTLKFNRSGNTDTVTGYYSKIPETTIGGRFLSIFPPGAVNFFIPGNMEEYFEGSFKLLVEGSDGKGGTRVETKTKRNGNKTKVLLTAESEIFRDRFLPFKSSDEDDEPAFFPELGKNIVLDLRGK; from the coding sequence ATGAGCCGAAATTCTTTTTCTTCTTATATTTCACTTTTGCTCCTTCTTCCTTTTATCGGGAATTGTGTAAAAAAGAATCTAGCTGCCGCGGATTATTTCGAAAGATACTTTAAATACCAAGATTTTATCCAAACAGAATTCAAAGATGATCCCGTTCGAGGGATCTTATACGGAAATCCTGAAGCGGATTCAGAGGAGAAGTTTTACAAGAAGGATGGATATCTCGCTCTTTCTTTCCGTTTAAATGAGAATGGCGGCCGTTTCAGAAAGGAATTATCCGATTCTCCTCTCTCCGTTTTTCCGGAAAGTCCATATTCTATTTTTGTAAAGGTGGAACCAACTGAGTTTCATACGAAGCCAACTTACAAGATCACTCGAACAGTCGAGATGCTTTCTCCTGAAGTGAGTGTGTTTGACGTTTTCCCGATGATAGAAGAGACTGTGGAACATCTGCGTAAGTCGGAACAGAATCAAGTATTGGAACATTCTTCTCTTCAAAAATTCTTATGCCATCAATTCGATTGCGAGATCAAAAAAGAAAATGGTGAGATCTTTCTGATGTATACACTTTCGGAAAGAATGAAAGAGCGGTTTCCGATTGCATATAAAAAATGGAATAAACGTTTGGATCAGGTTTCTTTTAGGTTCCAGTTATTCCAGCCCGGAGGTTTTACAAAAGGTTGGGAATTTTATAATGAAGGAAAAAAACTAATTTTAGGAATTCCTAATTCTCCTAAGGGATACTGGTCTTCCCCTAAAACTTTATATCTTCGAACTTATTTGTTCATCAACGTTTTCGGATTAAAAATTGATATTAGAGGATTAGGATATACTCTTAAGTTCAATCGTTCGGGGAACACGGACACAGTTACTGGATACTATAGTAAGATTCCTGAAACTACGATAGGTGGTAGATTTCTTTCCATCTTTCCACCGGGAGCTGTAAACTTCTTCATTCCTGGCAATATGGAAGAATATTTCGAAGGAAGTTTCAAACTTTTGGTAGAAGGTTCGGATGGCAAAGGTGGTACTCGGGTCGAAACTAAAACAAAACGTAACGGAAACAAAACAAAAGTCCTTCTTACTGCGGAGTCTGAGATTTTCAGAGATCGTTTTCTTCCTTTCAAGTCGAGTGACGAAGATGATGAGCCTGCTTTTTTTCCCGAGCTTGGAAAAAATATCGTATTAGATTTAAGAGGTAAATGA
- a CDS encoding c-type cytochrome, protein MNPFQINGSGSERGGIHRLSFFGFLLLLFFTLVFSFCKESKPLSPEAEAGRGLYMANCLACHNANPKLDGAVGPSVANSSYELLEARMRGEYPPGYVPKRQSTAMTRFNFTEAQIKSLEEFLKQ, encoded by the coding sequence ATGAACCCATTCCAAATTAATGGGAGTGGAAGCGAGAGGGGCGGTATTCACCGCCTTTCTTTTTTTGGCTTTCTACTCTTACTATTTTTTACGTTAGTATTCTCTTTCTGTAAGGAATCCAAACCACTTTCTCCGGAAGCGGAGGCAGGTAGAGGATTGTATATGGCGAACTGTTTGGCCTGTCATAATGCAAATCCAAAATTGGACGGGGCCGTCGGGCCTTCTGTGGCAAATTCTTCTTATGAATTATTGGAAGCTAGAATGAGAGGAGAATATCCTCCGGGATATGTTCCTAAACGTCAGAGTACCGCAATGACGCGTTTTAACTTTACGGAAGCTCAGATAAAATCTTTAGAAGAGTTTTTAAAACAATAA
- a CDS encoding inositol monophosphatase family protein, producing MESLAPPIDFPLEEVKKRVKSVQSVSGLILESARKLQKEIRVFGIVSDSEEKERIHKADELMGKFLIDFIRQNFPNDSIISEDYFKHDGSNSFRWVLDPIDGSMNFVRGIPLYCVSVGLEHRETPVAGVVFAPELDTRYSAILSQGAFKNGLRIDVSNTDALARSLLVSSFPTNRKEILNEVISDITAFISCGRSMRRTGSFVLDTCWVAEGVLDGIWEKGVKLWDTVASSVILTEAGGKLTDFQGKHFLSGQAEVVASNGRIHKQIIDILRNVRISIGRN from the coding sequence ATGGAATCCTTAGCACCTCCCATAGATTTCCCTCTTGAAGAAGTGAAGAAGAGAGTGAAATCAGTCCAATCCGTATCCGGGCTTATACTGGAATCCGCTCGCAAGCTCCAAAAAGAGATCCGAGTTTTTGGGATCGTAAGCGATTCCGAAGAGAAAGAACGTATTCATAAAGCGGACGAATTGATGGGAAAATTCCTGATCGATTTTATCCGACAAAACTTTCCGAACGACTCCATCATTTCAGAAGATTATTTTAAACACGACGGAAGCAATTCTTTCCGTTGGGTTTTGGATCCAATAGACGGATCCATGAATTTCGTAAGAGGTATTCCTCTTTATTGTGTTTCCGTAGGACTCGAGCATAGGGAAACTCCGGTCGCAGGAGTTGTATTTGCTCCTGAATTGGACACACGTTACTCTGCAATTTTAAGCCAAGGCGCATTCAAGAATGGTCTTAGAATCGATGTCTCTAATACTGATGCACTTGCAAGATCACTTTTGGTATCCAGTTTTCCTACCAACAGAAAAGAAATTCTGAACGAAGTCATCTCCGATATCACCGCGTTTATTAGCTGCGGTAGATCCATGAGAAGGACTGGATCTTTCGTTTTAGATACTTGTTGGGTGGCAGAAGGTGTGCTCGACGGGATCTGGGAGAAGGGTGTAAAACTCTGGGACACAGTCGCAAGTTCCGTGATCTTAACGGAAGCAGGCGGAAAACTCACAGACTTTCAAGGAAAACATTTCTTATCCGGACAGGCGGAAGTGGTAGCTTCCAATGGAAGAATCCATAAGCAGATCATCGACATTCTCCGAAATGTTCGGATCTCCATTGGAAGAAACTAA
- a CDS encoding aldo/keto reductase yields the protein MQKRQLGKIGPLVSEQGLGCMGMSDFYGKTDDVESIATIHRAIELGVTLFDTADMYGPHINEELLGKAIKGKRDQLVIATKFGIMRDPNDPYKRGYNGKPEYVKAACEGSLKRLGVDTIDLYYQHRVDPDTPIEETVGAMADLVKQGKVKYIGLSEAGIDTIKRAAKVHPISALQTEYSLWTRDPEDGILQTCRELGIGFVAYSPLGRGFLTGQIQKFEDLDPTDFRRNSPRFQGENFQKNLELVAKIKEIANEKSVTAGQLALAWVLAQGQDIVPIAGTKRRKYLEENIGGSSVKLSKEDLERINSVAPKDAAAGLRYPATSMGSVGR from the coding sequence ATGCAAAAAAGACAATTGGGAAAGATAGGTCCACTCGTATCCGAACAAGGATTGGGTTGTATGGGAATGTCTGATTTTTACGGAAAAACAGACGATGTTGAATCTATTGCAACTATACATCGTGCAATTGAGTTGGGCGTCACATTATTCGACACAGCGGATATGTACGGCCCCCATATAAATGAAGAATTATTAGGAAAAGCAATTAAGGGTAAGAGAGACCAACTTGTGATTGCAACTAAGTTTGGTATCATGAGAGATCCAAACGATCCTTATAAAAGAGGATATAATGGAAAACCTGAATATGTAAAAGCTGCCTGCGAAGGAAGTTTGAAACGTTTAGGTGTAGATACGATCGATCTATATTACCAGCACAGAGTAGATCCGGATACTCCCATCGAAGAAACTGTGGGTGCGATGGCGGATCTAGTAAAACAAGGAAAAGTAAAGTATATAGGACTCTCTGAAGCTGGAATTGATACAATCAAAAGAGCTGCCAAGGTTCATCCTATCTCTGCTTTGCAAACCGAATATTCTCTTTGGACCAGAGATCCTGAAGATGGTATTTTACAAACTTGTAGAGAGCTTGGAATTGGATTTGTAGCTTACAGTCCTCTCGGCCGAGGATTTTTAACAGGACAGATCCAAAAATTCGAAGATCTAGACCCTACAGATTTTAGAAGGAATTCTCCTCGTTTTCAAGGAGAGAATTTCCAAAAGAATTTAGAGTTGGTCGCTAAGATCAAAGAGATCGCTAACGAAAAGTCGGTCACTGCGGGACAACTTGCATTAGCTTGGGTTCTTGCTCAGGGACAAGATATTGTTCCAATTGCGGGCACCAAAAGACGTAAATATTTGGAAGAAAATATAGGTGGAAGTTCGGTAAAACTATCTAAAGAAGATTTAGAAAGGATCAATTCAGTAGCTCCTAAAGATGCGGCAGCCGGGCTACGTTACCCGGCTACTAGCATGGGTTCTGTAGGAAGATAG
- a CDS encoding Maf family protein, whose translation MLILRSQSPRRKEILQSLGLHFQIQPLPTDETSLHEETPVRYLERVTLAKLGPKSDTPEEVILASDTIVVFQNKILQKPADVSEAFSMISELSGKTHQVYSGLGIMTDREKIFEYDISEVEFHAWEKSEILEYIKICKPYDKAGSYGIQDPNSPAKNFQGSYSNILGFPIRKFFLYHTLWSRFL comes from the coding sequence ATGCTTATTCTGAGATCCCAATCTCCTAGAAGAAAAGAGATCTTACAGTCCTTGGGATTACATTTCCAAATCCAACCTTTGCCCACGGATGAAACTAGTCTTCACGAAGAAACACCTGTTCGTTATTTGGAAAGAGTTACCCTAGCAAAACTTGGACCCAAGTCAGATACTCCGGAAGAGGTAATCTTAGCCTCCGATACGATCGTAGTTTTTCAAAATAAAATCCTACAAAAACCTGCAGATGTATCGGAAGCATTCTCCATGATCTCTGAACTTTCCGGAAAAACTCATCAAGTCTACTCCGGACTTGGAATCATGACCGACCGTGAAAAAATTTTCGAGTATGATATTTCAGAAGTGGAATTCCATGCTTGGGAAAAATCTGAAATTTTAGAATATATTAAAATTTGTAAACCTTACGATAAAGCTGGATCTTACGGAATCCAAGATCCAAACTCACCTGCCAAAAATTTCCAAGGATCTTATTCTAATATTCTAGGATTTCCGATCCGCAAATTTTTCTTATACCATACTCTTTGGAGCAGGTTTCTCTAA
- a CDS encoding urate hydroxylase PuuD: MELTLFTTTNGLYYLVKYIHFLSGVTWIGMLYYFNFVQGPFFNETDADTKKNATQKLVPRALWWFRWGAMFTFLSGIAMIAIALGAQGIPHNSQWVVVILVGALFGTVMWANVWFVIWPNQKVVIAKAKGETTVDPAPNANRAFVASRTNTFFSIPMLFAMGAARNLPLNYSPERLRIFLGIIVLLIVIFEVNALRADQNGPTVKPIKTVKAVITSGVIFALVTYVLMELLLVKTQGA, from the coding sequence ATGGAATTAACCCTGTTTACCACCACGAACGGGCTTTATTACTTAGTTAAGTACATTCACTTTTTATCCGGGGTAACCTGGATCGGAATGTTGTACTATTTCAACTTTGTACAAGGTCCTTTCTTCAACGAAACTGATGCGGATACAAAGAAGAACGCAACTCAGAAATTAGTTCCACGCGCATTATGGTGGTTCCGTTGGGGCGCAATGTTTACCTTCCTATCCGGTATTGCGATGATCGCTATCGCACTCGGAGCTCAAGGTATTCCGCATAATTCCCAATGGGTAGTTGTAATTCTGGTAGGTGCACTTTTCGGAACGGTTATGTGGGCGAACGTTTGGTTCGTAATCTGGCCGAATCAAAAAGTTGTGATCGCAAAAGCTAAAGGAGAGACCACTGTGGATCCTGCTCCTAACGCAAACCGCGCTTTTGTAGCTTCTAGAACTAACACTTTCTTCTCTATTCCAATGTTATTTGCGATGGGAGCGGCTCGTAACCTTCCATTAAATTATAGCCCTGAGAGATTGAGAATTTTCCTCGGAATTATCGTACTTTTGATTGTGATATTCGAAGTGAATGCTTTAAGAGCGGACCAAAACGGACCTACTGTTAAGCCGATCAAAACCGTAAAAGCTGTAATTACTAGCGGAGTGATCTTTGCTTTAGTTACTTATGTTCTGATGGAACTCCTTTTGGTTAAAACACAAGGGGCTTAA
- a CDS encoding L-threonylcarbamoyladenylate synthase: protein MILELHPQNPEKRILGQISKKLSEGGVYVFPTDTVYGLVADSQSHAGVEKLYKLKNISKNQPLSLLCADISTASNYMEQLSNEAFRLMKRITPGPYTFVVKANKHLPRVSFSNQKDKNIGIRIPASTYLQALMELHPNPLTSTSVFFKDEFVTDVDMIEKEYGSKVDGIIDGGILELELSTILDCTGDGISILREGKGMDRINSL from the coding sequence ATGATATTAGAATTACATCCCCAGAATCCTGAGAAGAGGATCCTCGGACAAATTTCCAAAAAATTATCCGAGGGAGGGGTGTATGTATTTCCTACCGATACCGTTTACGGATTGGTTGCAGACTCCCAATCCCATGCGGGAGTCGAAAAATTATACAAATTAAAAAACATCTCTAAGAACCAGCCTCTATCACTTCTTTGTGCAGATATCTCTACAGCATCCAACTATATGGAACAACTTTCCAACGAGGCGTTTCGTTTGATGAAAAGAATTACTCCCGGTCCATATACATTCGTAGTTAAAGCAAATAAACATCTTCCAAGAGTTTCTTTTTCGAATCAGAAAGATAAAAATATTGGAATAAGGATCCCTGCATCTACATATCTACAGGCTTTGATGGAACTTCATCCAAATCCTCTTACTTCTACTTCCGTGTTTTTCAAAGATGAGTTCGTTACCGACGTTGACATGATCGAAAAAGAATACGGTAGCAAGGTAGATGGGATTATAGACGGAGGAATCTTAGAACTAGAATTATCTACCATTCTTGATTGCACAGGAGATGGGATCTCCATCTTAAGAGAGGGCAAGGGAATGGATCGAATTAACTCATTATAA